Proteins encoded together in one Bactrocera neohumeralis isolate Rockhampton chromosome 4, APGP_CSIRO_Bneo_wtdbg2-racon-allhic-juicebox.fasta_v2, whole genome shotgun sequence window:
- the LOC126755738 gene encoding piggyBac transposable element-derived protein 3-like: MACRGLSLQQMLDFIEELDEAGDQNDVPATIYIEPPVDGNISDEDDAEDESGGIPDNVCPAQLKSGCEVVMASGRRLQNFDEDEIGVPNIEDLPVVIVEKEYKSMDFNGQPSASNCTSPDRKRLRRVTPKSSNVSLPQSNKQTTFQWIKDDASSLIPIFPDANYEDCRYLLPHQQFEKFFDDELLGHICEQSAMYAIGENRPNPSITVGELRAFIGILVITGYNNHANFRNLWSQDGDIRNSLVSNTMRRNRFQEILQNLHFEDNSNASSKNGDANPDKMWKLRPLTDHLKAKMIDHFHAEQNLFFDESMISYFGRHGCKQFIKGKPLRFGYKVWSLCTPSGYIVNFEIYQGKNPRANEDYEAKFGK, from the exons ATGGCATGTCG aGGTTTATCGTTGCAACAAATGCTTGATTTTATTGAAGAGCTTGACGAAGCAGGTGATCAAAATGATGTACCAGCTACTATTTATATTGAACCTCCTGTGGATGGCAATATATCTGATGAAGATGATGCGGAAGACGAATCTGGGGGAATACCAGATAATGTTTGTCCCGCTCAGCTTAAAAGCGGATGTGAAGTTGTAATGGCTAGTGGacgacgtttacaaaattttgatgAAGATGAAATTGGAG TTCCAAATATCGAAGATTTGCCCGTCGTTATTGtggaaaaagaatataaaagtaTGGATTTTAATGGTCAACCTTCAGCATCCAATTGTACATCACCAGACAGAAAGCGGTTACGTAGAGTGACACCAAAATCTTCAAATGTTTCACTGCCACAAAGtaataaacaaacaacatttCAATGGATAAAAGATGACGCGTCATCTCTTATTCCCATTTTCCCAGATGCAAATTACGAGGATTGTCGTTATTTACTACCGCATCagcaatttgaaaagtttttcgatGATGAATTATTGGGACACATTTGCGAACAAAGTGCAATGTATGCGATCGGAGAGAATAGACCTAACCCAAGCATAACAGTCGGCGAACTTCGAGCATTTATTGGCATATTGGTCATTACGGGATACAATAACCACGCCAATTTCAGAAATCTATGGAGTCAAGATGGAGATATTCGCAACAGCTTAGTGAGTAACACAATGCGTCGAAATAGATTTcaggaaattttgcaaaatcttCACTTCGAAGACAACTCTAATGCTTCTTCAAAAAACGGCGACGCCAATCCCGATAAAATGTGGAAATTGCGACCATTGACTGATCATTTAAAAGCGAAAATGATTGATCATTTTCATGCCGAACAAAATCTATTCTTTGACGAAAGTATGATTTCCTACTTTGGCAGACACGGATGTAAGCAGTTTATCAAGGGCAAACCATTacgttttgggtataaagtttGGTCCCTTTGCACTCCATCGGGCTATATTGTGAACTTCGAAATTTACCAAGGAAAGAATCCTCGTGCAAACGAAGATTATGAAGCGAAGTTTGGAAAATGA